The following are encoded in a window of Chryseobacterium sp. genomic DNA:
- a CDS encoding heavy metal translocating P-type ATPase, with translation MSDNCFHCGQPAEKERISYDSRIFCCNGCKSVYEILNLNNLGTFYELNRNSGVRPDENSLEYGYLDTPEIFTNVTDFSEGETTLVTFKIPVIHCSSCIWLLESLHTLKPEIRYSQVNFTRKTVQISFNHHQLKLSELATFLTNLGYKPVINMETADRKDEHWDKSLLIKLGIAGFAFGNGMFFSYPEYAGEILGSTDFWFDKYKHLFRFILFLLSTPVVFYSASDYFKSAVYGLRNKVINIDVPIVLGILVLYGRSIYEVVTDYGPGYFDTLCGLLFFMLLGKFFQKRTYSALSYDRDYKSFYPIAVTRLDFNGKQENILLSELKIGDRIMVRNHEIIPVDSILISGSGNIDNSFITGESATVTKQPGDKIFAGGKQIGSILEVEAIKNVDQSYLTQLWNKEAFKKHETGLDTLTNTISKYFTIIILAITLLAAIYWIRIDAEKMWQVVSAILIVACPCALALSAPFTFGHIMRILGRNKFYVKDTLTIEKLAKVGTLVFDKTGTITQSKKSSINYAGQEIAEADLLNLKSLLKNSNHPLSKSLYQFLDVEDSYFEAEGFQDIPSKGYSATVRGQHYKIGSASFNGQQSQHMETAVYISKNNEFLGRFIFKNEYRENLPGLFGKLTSYQIHVLSGDNSSEEAHLRSMIPTAQEMKFNQDPESKLNFIRELQDKGQKVAMLGDGLNDAGALKQSNVGIAVADDTHSFTPSSDVIINGEKVAELNKYLKLTRDAITIVKITFAISLTYNVVGLTIAVLGYMSPLVAAILMPISSISVVAFTSATTWIRSMKYFGRPI, from the coding sequence GTGTCAGATAATTGTTTTCACTGCGGGCAACCTGCAGAAAAAGAGCGCATAAGCTACGACAGCAGAATTTTTTGCTGTAACGGATGCAAATCGGTTTATGAAATCCTGAACCTTAATAATCTCGGGACTTTTTATGAACTGAACCGCAATTCCGGGGTGAGGCCGGACGAAAACTCCCTGGAATACGGCTATCTGGATACACCGGAAATCTTCACTAATGTTACAGATTTTTCTGAAGGTGAAACCACCCTGGTTACGTTTAAAATTCCTGTTATACACTGCTCTTCCTGCATTTGGCTGCTGGAAAGCCTGCACACCTTGAAACCGGAGATCCGCTATTCGCAGGTTAATTTTACGAGGAAAACGGTGCAGATATCATTTAACCATCATCAGCTGAAACTTAGTGAGCTGGCCACTTTCCTCACTAACCTGGGATATAAACCGGTTATCAATATGGAAACTGCCGACCGCAAAGATGAACACTGGGACAAAAGCCTCCTCATCAAACTGGGTATCGCGGGATTTGCCTTCGGGAACGGAATGTTTTTCTCCTACCCGGAATATGCGGGCGAAATTCTAGGCTCTACGGATTTCTGGTTTGATAAATATAAACATCTTTTCAGATTCATTCTTTTCCTGCTTTCCACGCCGGTAGTTTTCTATTCGGCTTCGGATTATTTCAAATCGGCGGTTTACGGCTTGCGGAATAAAGTCATCAATATAGACGTGCCGATTGTACTTGGTATACTTGTTCTGTATGGCCGAAGCATATATGAAGTCGTAACAGATTATGGCCCGGGCTATTTCGACACCCTTTGCGGACTGCTCTTCTTTATGCTTCTGGGCAAGTTCTTCCAGAAAAGAACTTACAGCGCACTTTCTTACGACCGCGACTATAAGTCTTTTTACCCTATCGCTGTTACACGGTTGGACTTTAACGGGAAACAGGAAAACATCCTGCTGTCCGAACTGAAGATAGGCGACAGAATCATGGTGCGCAACCATGAAATTATACCGGTAGACTCTATACTGATAAGCGGCTCCGGCAATATAGACAACAGCTTCATCACCGGCGAAAGCGCCACTGTAACGAAGCAACCCGGCGACAAGATATTTGCGGGCGGAAAACAGATCGGTTCCATCCTGGAAGTAGAAGCCATCAAAAATGTAGACCAGAGTTACCTAACCCAACTCTGGAACAAAGAAGCCTTCAAAAAGCACGAAACCGGTCTGGATACACTTACGAACACCATAAGCAAGTATTTCACTATCATTATTCTGGCAATTACCCTGCTGGCCGCAATTTACTGGATCCGCATCGATGCAGAGAAAATGTGGCAGGTAGTATCAGCCATACTGATTGTAGCGTGCCCCTGTGCCCTCGCGCTTTCGGCTCCTTTTACTTTTGGTCATATCATGCGGATTCTGGGGAGGAATAAATTTTACGTGAAGGACACACTGACGATCGAAAAACTGGCTAAGGTGGGTACTCTTGTTTTCGACAAGACGGGCACAATTACCCAAAGCAAGAAGTCGAGCATCAATTATGCCGGGCAGGAAATTGCAGAAGCCGACCTGCTAAACCTAAAATCACTGCTGAAGAACTCCAATCATCCCCTTTCAAAATCACTGTACCAGTTTCTGGATGTTGAGGATTCTTATTTTGAAGCAGAAGGCTTTCAGGACATTCCGTCCAAAGGTTACAGCGCAACGGTACGCGGACAACATTACAAAATTGGTTCTGCAAGTTTCAATGGGCAGCAGTCACAGCACATGGAGACTGCGGTTTACATCAGCAAAAATAATGAGTTCTTAGGAAGGTTTATTTTTAAGAATGAATACCGCGAAAATCTGCCCGGGCTCTTTGGCAAATTGACTAGCTATCAAATACATGTGCTTAGTGGAGACAATTCTTCTGAGGAAGCCCACCTGCGCAGCATGATTCCGACGGCGCAGGAAATGAAGTTTAACCAGGATCCGGAAAGCAAGCTGAATTTTATACGCGAGCTGCAGGACAAAGGTCAGAAAGTCGCAATGCTGGGAGATGGCCTGAATGACGCCGGCGCCCTGAAACAGAGCAATGTAGGAATCGCGGTAGCCGATGATACCCACTCCTTTACTCCCTCGTCCGATGTGATCATTAACGGTGAAAAAGTTGCAGAACTGAACAAATACCTGAAGCTTACGCGTGACGCGATAACAATTGTAAAAATCACCTTTGCGATTAGCCTCACCTATAATGTGGTAGGCCTTACCATCGCGGTGCTGGGATATATGTCACCGCTGGTTGCTGCGATACTGATGCCTATAAGCTCCATCAGCGTGGTAGCTTTTACCTCTGCGACCACATGGATACGCAGTATGAAATATTTCGGAAGGCCTATATAG
- the ccoN gene encoding cytochrome-c oxidase, cbb3-type subunit I, with amino-acid sequence METQKFSYDNNIVRAFLYATVIFGIVGFLFGLTAALMLFYPELPEFFLGTDDDTIKSLASGNIQGLINSQGAFGFGRIRMLHTSAVIFAFVCNGFFAGAYYSTQRLLKTRMWSDTLSWIHFWGWQLMIVSVVITFFMGINTSKEYAEHEWPIDILIAVIWIIFGVNMFGTIAIRRVRHLYVAIWFYLGTWIAIAMLHIFNNLEVPVSFTGWKSYSAYAGVKDALVQWWYGHNAVAFVLTTPILGLMYYFLPKAADRPVFSYKLSIIHFWSLIFVYIWAGPHHLQYTALPGWAQALATGFSIMLIAPSWGGMLNGLLTLRGAWDKVRENPVLKFFVVAITCYGMATFEGPLLATKTLNKIGHYTDWVIGHVHIGALGWNGFMAFGMIYYLMPIMWRTKLWSVKLANWHFWLGTLGIIFYAVPLYISGFTQGLMWKQFNPDGTLVYKQWLDTVTAIIPYYIMRFVGGSLYLVGALLMAVNVVKTVRQGSFQKEVPAEAPPLGNISNKRKEGEGAHLWLERMPVYLAILSFIAVAIGGAVQIIPTLTIKENVPTISAVKPYSPLELEGRDLYIREGCNACHSQMIRPFRDEVVRFNGKNGQYSKAGEFVYDRPFLWGSKRTGPDLHRQGGKNPSSWHYKHMYNPRSTSAGSIMPRYPWLITNDLDRSNMTAKLNLMRNVFDVPYTKPEIDSADQWANSQAAMIVQEIYNEAPDLKAAYAQRPAGELEKKEIIALIAYLQRLGTDIKTTEIKTANID; translated from the coding sequence ATGGAAACACAAAAGTTTAGTTACGACAATAATATTGTACGGGCCTTTCTATACGCAACCGTCATATTTGGTATCGTAGGGTTTTTATTTGGCCTCACAGCAGCCTTAATGCTGTTTTATCCTGAGTTGCCGGAATTTTTCCTGGGTACAGACGATGATACCATTAAAAGTCTGGCGTCCGGAAACATTCAGGGTCTCATCAATTCCCAGGGTGCCTTCGGTTTTGGACGTATCCGGATGCTGCATACGAGTGCGGTGATCTTCGCGTTTGTATGTAACGGTTTCTTTGCAGGAGCTTATTACTCTACACAGCGTCTGCTGAAAACAAGAATGTGGAGTGACACGCTTTCCTGGATCCATTTCTGGGGTTGGCAGCTGATGATTGTTTCCGTGGTGATCACTTTCTTTATGGGTATAAACACCTCCAAGGAATATGCTGAGCATGAGTGGCCAATCGACATCCTCATCGCTGTGATCTGGATCATCTTCGGGGTGAATATGTTTGGAACGATTGCGATCAGACGTGTACGTCACCTTTATGTGGCTATCTGGTTCTACCTTGGTACCTGGATCGCGATCGCAATGCTTCACATCTTCAACAACCTTGAAGTACCTGTGTCATTTACAGGATGGAAGTCCTACTCTGCTTACGCCGGTGTGAAGGATGCCCTTGTACAGTGGTGGTACGGACATAATGCCGTAGCCTTTGTACTTACGACTCCAATTCTGGGTCTGATGTATTACTTCCTGCCAAAAGCAGCAGACAGACCTGTATTCTCCTATAAGCTATCCATTATCCACTTCTGGTCACTTATCTTTGTTTATATCTGGGCGGGCCCTCACCACCTTCAGTATACGGCTTTACCGGGCTGGGCACAGGCTCTGGCTACCGGTTTCTCCATCATGCTTATTGCACCGTCCTGGGGAGGTATGCTTAACGGACTTCTTACACTTAGAGGTGCCTGGGATAAGGTTAGGGAAAATCCTGTGCTGAAATTCTTCGTAGTTGCAATTACCTGCTACGGTATGGCCACCTTTGAAGGACCACTTTTAGCAACAAAAACATTAAACAAGATCGGTCACTATACCGACTGGGTTATTGGTCACGTTCACATTGGAGCTTTAGGCTGGAACGGTTTCATGGCTTTCGGTATGATTTATTACTTAATGCCTATAATGTGGAGAACCAAGTTGTGGTCGGTTAAACTGGCTAACTGGCACTTCTGGCTAGGTACTTTGGGTATCATTTTCTACGCCGTTCCTTTATATATCTCCGGATTTACCCAGGGATTGATGTGGAAGCAGTTCAACCCGGACGGAACACTTGTATATAAGCAGTGGCTGGATACCGTAACAGCGATTATTCCTTACTATATCATGAGATTTGTAGGTGGATCTCTTTACCTTGTTGGTGCACTCCTTATGGCAGTGAACGTTGTAAAGACAGTTAGACAGGGATCCTTCCAAAAAGAGGTTCCTGCAGAAGCACCCCCACTCGGAAACATCAGCAACAAGAGAAAAGAAGGCGAAGGTGCACACCTTTGGCTGGAAAGAATGCCTGTATACCTTGCTATCCTGTCATTTATTGCAGTGGCAATTGGTGGTGCGGTACAGATCATCCCTACCCTAACCATTAAGGAAAATGTACCTACCATCTCGGCGGTAAAACCTTACTCTCCTCTGGAACTTGAAGGCCGTGACCTGTATATCCGCGAAGGATGTAATGCATGTCACTCACAGATGATCCGTCCATTCCGTGACGAGGTAGTACGTTTCAACGGTAAGAACGGACAGTATTCCAAAGCGGGAGAATTCGTGTACGACCGTCCGTTCCTTTGGGGTTCAAAAAGAACCGGTCCGGATTTACACAGACAGGGTGGTAAAAACCCAAGTTCATGGCACTACAAGCATATGTATAACCCAAGGTCTACATCTGCAGGATCCATTATGCCACGTTACCCATGGTTAATTACCAATGACCTGGACCGCTCCAACATGACAGCGAAACTGAATCTGATGAGGAATGTGTTCGATGTTCCTTATACGAAACCTGAAATTGATTCTGCAGATCAGTGGGCAAATTCTCAGGCGGCTATGATTGTACAGGAAATCTATAATGAAGCACCCGATTTGAAAGCAGCTTATGCACAGAGACCGGCCGGCGAACTTGAGAAAAAGGAAATCATTGCGCTGATTGCTTACCTGCAGAGATTGGGTACGGATATTAAAACAACTGAAATTAAAACCGCCAATATCGATTAA
- a CDS encoding cbb3-type cytochrome c oxidase N-terminal domain-containing protein, whose protein sequence is MKQRTPVYINILIILTIFFILYYMFVQNTSFITSPYFWGTAIISIVMAFIHSAIGDLIENDQFKKLSPDEQRVYLEGKNTPYFRRLYDAAFKKQSSTVEKDILIDHGFDGIMELDNQLPKWWLGLFYFGVAYCIVYMTSYFLTDFADPYKEYEAEHKEQIASIEKWMKETPPPTIENAVYSADNIAAGEEVFKTNCISCHMEGGKGGIGPNLTDNFWINQPEKTLFKNVFHMVENGSQNNPTMQAFGKNGVLSGFDIQNVAAYVYHINQEKPPVTPAQGGQNPQGDPANWEE, encoded by the coding sequence ATGAAACAAAGAACGCCGGTTTATATTAATATCCTGATAATACTGACAATCTTCTTTATACTGTACTATATGTTTGTACAGAACACCTCCTTTATCACTTCGCCTTATTTCTGGGGAACTGCGATTATAAGTATTGTAATGGCATTTATTCACAGTGCGATTGGAGACCTTATCGAGAATGATCAGTTCAAAAAACTGAGCCCGGATGAGCAAAGGGTATACCTGGAAGGGAAGAATACACCGTATTTCAGAAGACTCTATGATGCCGCCTTTAAGAAACAGTCCAGTACTGTAGAGAAGGATATCCTGATCGACCACGGCTTTGACGGTATTATGGAACTGGACAACCAGTTGCCAAAATGGTGGTTAGGTTTGTTTTACTTTGGCGTAGCTTACTGTATCGTTTATATGACTTCCTATTTCCTGACCGATTTTGCAGATCCATATAAGGAATACGAAGCTGAGCATAAGGAGCAGATAGCAAGCATTGAAAAGTGGATGAAGGAAACTCCGCCGCCAACAATTGAGAACGCGGTGTACTCGGCAGATAATATTGCCGCAGGTGAAGAAGTTTTTAAGACAAACTGTATTTCCTGCCATATGGAAGGCGGTAAGGGCGGTATTGGACCTAACCTGACAGATAATTTCTGGATTAACCAACCTGAGAAAACACTCTTCAAAAACGTTTTCCACATGGTTGAAAACGGTTCCCAAAACAACCCTACCATGCAGGCGTTCGGGAAAAATGGTGTACTTAGCGGCTTCGACATCCAAAACGTGGCAGCATATGTGTATCATATCAACCAGGAAAAACCACCGGTTACTCCGGCACAGGGTGGACAGAATCCACAGGGTGACCCGGCCAACTGGGAAGAATAA
- the ccoS gene encoding cbb3-type cytochrome oxidase assembly protein CcoS codes for MDILYLMILCSVSVGIVFLIIFIYNARNGQFEDDESPAVRILLDRDNPVERETETENKKINTEEKSD; via the coding sequence ATGGATATACTCTATCTGATGATCCTTTGCAGCGTCTCGGTGGGGATTGTTTTCCTGATCATCTTCATCTACAACGCGAGAAACGGGCAATTCGAAGACGATGAGTCGCCGGCCGTCCGGATTCTTCTGGACCGTGACAATCCGGTGGAAAGAGAGACAGAGACAGAAAATAAAAAAATTAATACAGAAGAAAAAAGTGATTAG
- a CDS encoding FixH family protein: MLKKFTWGHGVALALGLFIIFILSMIFYFTSTWKNSELITDDYYEAELAYQDVIDAKALAGALPEKPEYVQDQSGIRVIFPKDYNNSNTQFTIDLHRAEDQKLDVIKEMDLDSRNSLFIPAAVLAKGNYVLRVLWTRADKKYQLDYDLIW, from the coding sequence ATGCTTAAAAAATTCACTTGGGGCCATGGAGTTGCCCTTGCCTTAGGGCTGTTTATCATATTTATCCTTTCCATGATCTTCTACTTCACCAGTACATGGAAAAACTCAGAGCTTATCACAGATGATTATTATGAAGCAGAACTCGCCTATCAGGATGTCATAGATGCCAAGGCACTTGCCGGTGCCCTGCCTGAAAAGCCGGAATACGTGCAGGACCAGTCAGGCATCCGCGTTATATTTCCTAAGGATTATAACAACAGCAATACACAGTTCACAATAGACCTGCACCGTGCAGAAGACCAAAAGCTGGACGTGATCAAGGAGATGGACCTGGACAGCCGAAACAGCCTCTTTATTCCGGCGGCCGTACTTGCCAAAGGAAATTATGTGTTGCGCGTGCTCTGGACGAGGGCCGATAAAAAATACCAGTTGGATTACGATTTAATATGGTAA
- a CDS encoding cbb3-type cytochrome c oxidase subunit 3: MANDDGATWLQIISLLLLMVFFLGLVFYVFSRPKKHYREEENAPLDDDQPFNTQN; this comes from the coding sequence ATGGCAAATGACGACGGCGCTACGTGGCTTCAGATCATTTCATTGCTTCTCCTTATGGTATTTTTCCTGGGCCTTGTATTCTACGTATTCAGCCGGCCGAAGAAACACTACCGTGAAGAGGAAAACGCACCCTTAGACGACGATCAACCTTTTAATACACAAAACTAA
- the ccoG gene encoding cytochrome c oxidase accessory protein CcoG encodes MSEDTKYSGGQGQVVSPETFRDSVGTMDQSGKRKWVYPRKPRGRYTNYRYLVSVILLIIYFGIPFVEINGNPLLLINVLDREFYIAGKPFYPQDFFILALGAIASIVFILLFTVVFGRIFCGWICPQTIFLEMIFRKVEYAIEGDRNKQIRLDNQAWDTEKIWKRGLKWTIFALISVIITHFMFMYIVGYRRVFEIMREGPFENPTNFLVMILFTGAFYFVFAWFREQVCTLVCPYGRLQGVLIDKQTINVFYDFKRGENRAKWRKGEDRRAAGKGDCIACNQCVVVCPTGIDIRDGQQLECVNCTACIDACDEVMVKVGLPKGLIRYATEDEIEQQKPFVFSNKMKAYTAVLILLIGFLGFLLYNRGEMEAKFIKPVGSSYVIRDGRIYNTYNYTLLNKTNDKKAVTLKITNPNHGTVSANGAQTVVVDKDKMTKGSVSVSFPENEITRAKQNITIGIYDPEGKLIDEYETYFEGPFKLQF; translated from the coding sequence ATGTCAGAAGATACAAAATACAGTGGCGGACAGGGACAGGTGGTCAGTCCCGAAACTTTTCGGGATTCTGTAGGCACCATGGATCAGTCCGGCAAAAGAAAATGGGTATATCCCAGAAAACCCAGAGGCCGGTATACCAATTACCGATATCTGGTTTCAGTTATTTTATTAATCATTTATTTTGGAATCCCCTTTGTCGAGATCAACGGAAATCCTTTACTGCTGATCAACGTTCTGGACCGGGAATTCTATATTGCCGGTAAACCTTTCTATCCCCAGGACTTTTTTATACTGGCACTGGGGGCAATTGCATCCATTGTCTTCATTCTGCTCTTTACGGTGGTTTTCGGCCGGATATTCTGCGGATGGATCTGCCCGCAGACTATTTTCCTCGAAATGATATTCCGCAAAGTGGAATATGCCATTGAAGGCGACCGTAACAAACAGATCCGTCTGGATAACCAGGCCTGGGATACAGAGAAAATATGGAAAAGAGGTTTGAAGTGGACCATCTTTGCGCTGATCTCGGTAATCATTACCCACTTTATGTTCATGTATATCGTGGGATACCGTCGGGTATTCGAAATCATGCGTGAAGGACCTTTCGAGAATCCTACCAATTTCCTGGTAATGATTCTTTTTACAGGCGCTTTCTATTTTGTTTTCGCGTGGTTCCGGGAGCAGGTATGTACATTGGTTTGCCCCTACGGCCGACTTCAGGGTGTGCTTATTGATAAACAGACCATTAATGTTTTCTACGATTTCAAACGTGGCGAAAACCGTGCGAAATGGCGTAAAGGAGAAGACAGACGTGCTGCCGGAAAGGGAGACTGTATTGCCTGCAACCAGTGTGTGGTGGTGTGCCCTACCGGCATTGATATCCGCGACGGCCAGCAGCTGGAATGTGTAAACTGTACCGCGTGCATTGATGCATGTGACGAAGTAATGGTAAAAGTTGGTTTGCCGAAGGGTCTGATCCGCTACGCCACAGAAGACGAGATTGAACAGCAGAAGCCCTTCGTTTTCAGCAACAAGATGAAAGCTTATACAGCCGTACTGATACTTCTTATCGGTTTCCTTGGCTTCCTGCTTTACAACCGCGGTGAAATGGAGGCCAAATTCATTAAGCCTGTAGGTTCATCCTATGTGATCCGCGATGGCAGAATCTATAATACATACAACTACACATTACTTAACAAGACAAACGATAAGAAAGCGGTGACGCTTAAGATTACAAATCCCAACCACGGTACGGTTTCTGCCAACGGCGCACAGACAGTAGTGGTAGATAAAGATAAAATGACCAAAGGGTCAGTATCAGTTTCATTCCCTGAAAACGAAATTACAAGGGCCAAACAGAATATCACTATTGGAATTTACGATCCGGAAGGCAAACTCATAGATGAATACGAAACTTATTTTGAGGGTCCGTTTAAATTACAGTTTTAA
- a CDS encoding Crp/Fnr family transcriptional regulator, with protein sequence MSQEKQVILEASIRDIFSKESLKERLSAEDFERYQSATETVSYHKGEILFDEQELPKSVFYLHEGTAKLSKQGAYGKEQILRFIKEGDIIGYRSLLCGENFQAKAEAMTDVQATKIPADLFMHLLEHDSKMSFVMLQKIAFELGESSNTVTFLAQKTVRERLAEILLLLEQKLGTDPEGFIKISLTREEIANLIGTATESAIRLISEFKQDSLIETEGRNIRILNHEKLIKLGHVVL encoded by the coding sequence ATGTCGCAGGAAAAACAGGTGATTTTAGAGGCCAGCATCAGGGATATTTTCAGCAAAGAAAGCCTGAAGGAAAGGCTGTCTGCTGAAGATTTTGAACGATACCAGTCGGCTACTGAAACTGTGAGCTATCATAAGGGTGAAATTCTTTTTGATGAGCAGGAACTTCCAAAAAGTGTTTTTTATCTGCATGAAGGTACCGCCAAACTCTCCAAACAGGGTGCTTACGGCAAGGAACAGATCCTTAGATTCATTAAGGAAGGCGATATCATCGGTTACAGATCACTGCTGTGCGGCGAAAATTTCCAGGCTAAAGCAGAAGCGATGACGGATGTGCAGGCTACCAAAATACCGGCGGACCTGTTTATGCATCTGCTGGAACATGACAGTAAGATGTCTTTCGTAATGCTTCAGAAAATAGCATTTGAATTAGGCGAAAGTTCAAACACAGTTACCTTTTTGGCACAGAAAACTGTCCGCGAACGGCTTGCCGAAATCCTTCTTTTACTGGAGCAGAAGCTTGGAACCGATCCGGAGGGCTTCATCAAGATCTCACTTACACGCGAAGAGATTGCCAACCTTATCGGTACAGCCACCGAAAGTGCCATCCGCCTGATTTCCGAATTCAAGCAGGACAGCCTTATTGAAACCGAAGGCCGCAATATCCGGATCCTTAACCACGAGAAACTCATCAAGTTGGGACATGTGGTTCTTTAA
- the serS gene encoding serine--tRNA ligase, which translates to MLQVSYLRDNRDLVLQGLAKRNFKQSSLVDDAIRHDDDRKKYQFDLDRNLAEINRISKEIGIFMKEGKKEEAEAAKVQTAQFKENVQTLQQQLKDSEAKLQEILYLIPNIPFEKVKAGTTADDNEIIYQSHDVHGLGEGAIPHWELAKKYNLIDFELGVKIAGAGFPVYLGKGARLQRALVQFFLDRNVEAGYIEVNPPHVVNEASGYGTGQLPDKEGQMYFVNEDNLYLIPTAEVPVTNMYRDVIIDEADLPVKNTAFSQCYRREAGSYGAHVRGLNRLHQFEKVEIVRLEKPENSYAALEEMVEHVKGLLTDLELPFRILRLCGGDMGFTSAMTYDFEVWSAAQEKWLEVSSVSNFETFQANRLKCRFKGAGKTQLVHTLNGSALALPRIMAALLENNQTTEGIKLPAKVAGYARFDLIG; encoded by the coding sequence ATGTTACAAGTCAGTTACTTACGCGATAATAGAGACCTTGTGCTCCAGGGCCTCGCCAAAAGGAATTTTAAACAGTCTTCTTTGGTTGATGATGCCATCCGTCATGACGATGACAGAAAGAAATACCAGTTCGATCTGGACCGGAACCTTGCGGAGATAAACCGGATTTCCAAAGAGATCGGCATATTTATGAAAGAAGGTAAAAAGGAAGAAGCTGAAGCAGCTAAAGTCCAGACCGCCCAATTCAAGGAAAACGTTCAGACTCTGCAGCAGCAACTCAAGGACTCCGAGGCGAAGCTTCAGGAAATCCTTTACCTTATTCCCAATATTCCCTTTGAAAAAGTAAAGGCCGGAACAACTGCCGATGACAACGAAATCATCTACCAGTCACATGATGTCCACGGCTTGGGCGAAGGTGCAATCCCGCACTGGGAACTGGCAAAGAAATACAACCTTATTGATTTCGAATTGGGCGTTAAAATTGCAGGTGCCGGTTTTCCGGTTTATTTAGGTAAAGGCGCACGTTTGCAGCGCGCTTTGGTGCAGTTCTTCCTGGACAGAAACGTGGAAGCCGGATATATAGAGGTAAATCCGCCGCACGTGGTAAATGAAGCTTCAGGTTATGGTACGGGCCAACTGCCGGACAAGGAAGGACAGATGTATTTTGTAAATGAAGACAATCTGTACCTGATCCCTACGGCTGAGGTTCCTGTAACCAATATGTATCGTGATGTGATTATTGATGAAGCAGATCTGCCGGTAAAAAATACAGCTTTTTCCCAGTGCTACCGTCGCGAAGCCGGTAGTTACGGCGCCCATGTACGCGGTTTGAACAGACTGCACCAGTTTGAGAAGGTTGAGATTGTAAGGCTGGAGAAACCTGAAAACTCCTATGCTGCACTGGAAGAGATGGTAGAGCATGTAAAAGGCCTTCTTACCGATCTGGAACTGCCTTTCCGCATCCTGAGGCTTTGTGGCGGCGATATGGGTTTTACATCGGCTATGACCTATGATTTTGAGGTTTGGAGCGCTGCTCAGGAAAAATGGCTTGAAGTATCTTCAGTTTCTAATTTTGAAACCTTCCAGGCCAACCGTCTTAAGTGCAGATTCAAAGGTGCCGGAAAAACACAACTTGTACACACGCTTAATGGATCGGCGCTGGCCTTGCCACGAATTATGGCTGCACTGCTGGAAAACAACCAGACCACAGAAGGAATTAAACTTCCTGCCAAAGTAGCGGGTTATGCTCGCTTTGACCTTATTGGATAG
- a CDS encoding sulfite exporter TauE/SafE family protein codes for MENALVLSSLVLGIGSGFHCIGMCGPIAMSMGLTRKQAANYHLQNITYNLGRIVTYALLGALLGIVGQGFQIAGLQQYLTIAVGILLIFMAVFSFGGRDFASKIPWLSGLLLQVKKKLASLLQKADYRSRFTTGILNGFLPCGMVYMALTASLAAGGIWQGALFMAVFGLGTFPFMFAVVLLGNLMTNAFRIKILKVIPVMMLVLGTLFVIRGMELGIPYLSPAHEAMQVNHNGSEEHQRGDHSTCH; via the coding sequence ATGGAAAATGCACTAGTATTATCATCGCTGGTACTGGGCATAGGTTCAGGTTTTCACTGCATAGGTATGTGCGGACCCATTGCCATGTCCATGGGACTTACAAGGAAGCAGGCCGCCAACTATCATCTGCAGAATATTACTTATAATCTGGGACGCATAGTCACCTACGCACTATTGGGAGCATTACTGGGCATCGTGGGCCAGGGATTTCAAATAGCAGGACTTCAGCAATATTTAACCATCGCGGTGGGAATCCTGCTTATTTTCATGGCAGTTTTTTCATTTGGTGGGAGGGATTTTGCATCAAAGATCCCATGGCTGTCGGGCTTACTGCTTCAGGTAAAGAAGAAACTTGCTTCTTTGCTGCAAAAGGCAGATTACCGCTCCCGGTTCACTACCGGTATCCTTAACGGCTTCCTGCCCTGCGGAATGGTGTATATGGCCCTTACAGCGTCGCTGGCTGCCGGCGGCATCTGGCAGGGCGCATTGTTTATGGCCGTTTTCGGACTGGGAACTTTCCCGTTTATGTTCGCAGTGGTTTTACTGGGTAATTTGATGACCAATGCATTCCGGATAAAGATCCTTAAGGTAATTCCGGTTATGATGCTTGTCTTGGGAACCCTTTTCGTTATCCGCGGGATGGAACTGGGAATTCCTTACCTCTCGCCTGCACATGAGGCCATGCAGGTGAACCATAACGGTTCCGAGGAACACCAGCGCGGCGATCACTCCACATGTCATTAA